A stretch of Arthrobacter sp. NEB 688 DNA encodes these proteins:
- a CDS encoding bifunctional RecB family nuclease/DEAD/DEAH box helicase, whose amino-acid sequence MFLLDDDQRLVLSASDLRTASQCEFALVVGLDVVRGLREGVDDPDDAMLRRVSQLGDQHENAELRRLHELYRGRVRQLPAPRPQNTVAGLGAAMDATLEALASDAAVLSQATLFDGSFVGRADFLERSDAGWVVSDTKLARHENVPALLQVAAYAALLEGAGVPVAPVARLVLGDGEVRDVPLGDVLSVYRVRRARLEQLLTDHLAGGGPATWGDARWLACGRCAACTPEVEASRDLLLVAGMRGPTRARLHEAGVHTVEQLAARTEPVPDVRPAQLERLVAQARLQLRQDADPAGAVSYELVDTEALRRMPAPDDGDVFFDFEGDPLWHERGSGDWGLEYLFGMVQVDTGTPRFATFWAHDRAGEKQALVDFVTHVTERRRRFPGLHVYHYAPYETSALLRLAARHGVCEDEVDQLLRDGVFVDLYAVVRAALRVSQRSYSIKKLEPLYMEAREEDVQGGAESIVAYHEYEQALVDGRTEEARRRLQDIADYNEKDCESTLFLRDWLLERRREVWGDVPTPAPEEVEEAPVSERRRAALELEAAVRAHVDGVVAADRSAEQQGVALVGSAVLFHAREDKPKWQEHFERLRLPISEWRSADGVFVVDDVEVAEDWHRPPRARKARRRLRLHGEPTRNLPLPVGAKVSAVYASPTPEGVTAGVHDAHGASGSGLTVVATEDSLTASGWVRQVLEVEETQPGPSPHDVGPVALVPNDHVMTASIDDALAEVAEQVRPGGRLPVSAGADLLLRRAPRLRGGAALPVAQGPGGYVDAITAALRAMDDSCLAVQGPPGTGKTYVGSHVIARLVEQGWAVGVTAQSHAAVENVLTTLVATAGVPAEQVGKAGARTADPSWTALDKADDLARFAAEHRAAGRGYVVGGTAWDLTNTKRVGRGELDLLVIDEAGQFSLAKALAVSVAAQRLLLLGDPQQLPGVTTGVHAEPVDTAALVHLAGGASVLPAELGYFLATTWRMHPALTACVSDLAYEGRLTSNAAVTAGRTLDGVEPGLHVRLVEHRDNSTHSREEADAVLDLVRDLLGRAWVDPGARGPDGAPAGPRPLGQGDVVVITPYNAQVTLLRRTLDDAGLPDVAVGTVDRFQGQEAAVAVLSMAASSHSDVSRGMGFLLDRHRLNVAVSRGQHSAFVVRSRVLTDFSPRSADELVALGAFLRLCEAAVTTRQVGARQPVG is encoded by the coding sequence ATGTTCCTCCTCGACGACGACCAGCGGCTCGTGCTCAGCGCGAGCGACCTGCGCACGGCGTCGCAGTGCGAGTTCGCCCTCGTCGTCGGGCTCGACGTCGTCCGCGGCCTGCGCGAGGGCGTCGACGACCCCGACGACGCGATGCTGCGCCGCGTCTCGCAGCTCGGCGACCAGCACGAGAACGCCGAGCTGCGGCGCCTGCACGAGCTGTACCGCGGGCGGGTGCGGCAGCTGCCCGCGCCCCGGCCGCAGAACACCGTGGCCGGGCTGGGCGCCGCGATGGACGCGACGCTCGAGGCGCTGGCCTCCGACGCCGCCGTGCTGTCGCAGGCGACGCTCTTCGACGGCTCGTTCGTCGGGCGCGCCGACTTCCTCGAGCGCAGCGACGCCGGCTGGGTCGTCAGCGACACCAAGCTCGCCCGCCACGAGAACGTCCCCGCACTCCTCCAGGTGGCGGCCTACGCGGCGCTGCTCGAGGGGGCGGGGGTGCCGGTGGCACCCGTGGCCCGGCTCGTCCTCGGCGACGGCGAGGTGCGCGACGTGCCGCTCGGCGACGTCCTGTCCGTCTACCGGGTCCGCCGGGCCCGCCTCGAGCAGTTGCTCACCGACCACCTCGCGGGCGGCGGGCCGGCGACGTGGGGGGATGCCCGGTGGCTGGCCTGCGGGCGCTGCGCCGCGTGCACCCCCGAGGTCGAGGCGTCGCGCGACCTCCTCCTCGTCGCCGGGATGCGGGGCCCGACGCGGGCGCGCCTGCACGAGGCGGGCGTCCACACCGTCGAGCAGCTCGCCGCGCGGACCGAGCCCGTGCCCGACGTGCGGCCGGCCCAGCTCGAGCGGCTCGTCGCCCAGGCGCGGCTCCAGCTGCGCCAGGACGCCGACCCCGCCGGCGCCGTCTCCTACGAGCTCGTCGACACCGAGGCGCTGCGCCGGATGCCGGCTCCGGACGACGGCGACGTGTTCTTCGACTTCGAGGGCGACCCCCTGTGGCACGAGCGCGGCTCGGGCGACTGGGGGCTGGAGTACCTCTTCGGGATGGTGCAGGTCGACACCGGCACACCGAGGTTCGCGACGTTCTGGGCGCACGACCGGGCCGGCGAGAAGCAGGCCCTCGTCGACTTCGTGACCCACGTGACCGAGCGGCGGCGGCGCTTCCCCGGGCTGCACGTCTACCACTACGCGCCCTACGAGACCTCGGCCCTGCTGCGGCTCGCGGCACGGCACGGGGTCTGCGAGGACGAGGTCGACCAGCTCCTGCGCGACGGCGTCTTCGTCGACCTCTACGCGGTCGTCCGGGCCGCCCTGCGGGTGTCGCAGCGCTCGTACTCCATCAAGAAGCTCGAGCCGCTCTACATGGAGGCCCGCGAGGAGGACGTCCAGGGCGGCGCGGAGAGCATCGTGGCGTACCACGAGTACGAGCAGGCGCTCGTCGACGGGCGCACCGAGGAGGCCCGGCGGCGCCTGCAGGACATCGCCGACTACAACGAGAAGGACTGCGAGTCGACGCTCTTCCTGCGCGACTGGCTGCTCGAGCGGCGCCGCGAGGTCTGGGGTGACGTTCCGACGCCGGCGCCCGAGGAGGTCGAGGAGGCGCCGGTCAGCGAACGGCGGCGCGCGGCCCTCGAGCTCGAGGCCGCCGTGCGGGCCCACGTCGACGGCGTCGTCGCCGCGGACCGGTCGGCCGAGCAGCAGGGCGTGGCGCTCGTCGGCTCCGCCGTGCTCTTCCACGCCCGCGAGGACAAGCCGAAGTGGCAGGAGCACTTCGAGCGCCTGCGGCTGCCGATCAGCGAGTGGCGTTCGGCTGACGGCGTGTTCGTCGTCGACGACGTCGAGGTGGCCGAGGACTGGCACCGGCCGCCCCGCGCCCGCAAGGCCCGCCGGCGGCTGCGGCTGCACGGGGAGCCGACGCGCAACCTCCCGCTGCCGGTCGGCGCCAAGGTCTCGGCCGTCTACGCCTCGCCGACGCCCGAGGGGGTGACGGCCGGGGTGCACGACGCGCACGGGGCGAGCGGGTCCGGGCTCACCGTGGTCGCCACCGAGGACTCGCTCACCGCGTCCGGATGGGTCCGCCAGGTGCTCGAGGTCGAGGAGACCCAGCCCGGCCCGTCACCGCACGACGTCGGCCCGGTCGCGCTCGTGCCGAACGACCACGTGATGACGGCGAGCATCGACGACGCCCTCGCCGAGGTCGCCGAGCAGGTGCGCCCGGGCGGCCGCCTCCCGGTCTCGGCCGGGGCCGACCTGCTGCTGCGCCGGGCCCCGCGGCTGCGGGGCGGGGCAGCGCTGCCCGTCGCGCAGGGGCCGGGGGGCTACGTCGACGCCATCACCGCGGCGCTGCGCGCGATGGACGACTCCTGCCTCGCGGTCCAGGGCCCCCCGGGCACGGGCAAGACGTACGTCGGGTCCCACGTCATCGCCCGGCTCGTCGAGCAGGGATGGGCCGTCGGCGTCACCGCCCAGAGCCACGCCGCCGTCGAGAACGTGCTCACGACGCTCGTCGCCACCGCCGGGGTGCCGGCCGAGCAAGTCGGCAAGGCGGGGGCCCGCACGGCCGACCCGTCGTGGACCGCGCTCGACAAGGCCGACGACCTCGCCCGGTTCGCGGCCGAGCACCGCGCCGCCGGACGCGGCTACGTCGTCGGGGGCACGGCCTGGGACCTCACCAACACCAAGCGGGTCGGCCGCGGCGAGCTCGACCTCCTCGTCATCGACGAGGCCGGGCAGTTCTCGCTCGCCAAGGCACTCGCGGTGTCCGTGGCCGCGCAGCGCCTGCTGCTCCTCGGCGACCCGCAGCAGCTGCCCGGCGTCACGACGGGCGTGCACGCCGAGCCCGTCGACACCGCGGCGCTCGTCCACCTCGCCGGCGGGGCGTCCGTCCTGCCCGCGGAGCTCGGGTACTTCCTCGCGACGACCTGGCGGATGCACCCCGCCCTCACCGCCTGCGTCTCCGACCTCGCCTACGAGGGCCGGCTGACCTCGAACGCCGCGGTCACGGCCGGGCGGACCCTCGACGGTGTCGAGCCCGGGCTGCACGTCCGCCTCGTCGAGCACCGGGACAACTCGACGCACTCCCGGGAGGAGGCCGACGCCGTGCTCGACCTCGTCCGCGACCTCCTCGGGCGCGCGTGGGTCGACCCCGGGGCGCGGGGCCCCGACGGTGCTCCGGCCGGGCCGCGCCCGCTGGGGCAGGGCGACGTCGTCGTCATCACGCCGTACAACGCCCAGGTCACCCTGCTGCGCCGGACCCTCGACGACGCCGGCCTGCCGGACGTCGCCGTCGGCACGGTCGACCGCTTCCAGGGGCAGGAGGCCGCGGTCGCCGTCCTCTCGATGGCCGCGTCCTCGCACTCCGACGTCTCGCGCGGAATGGGCTTCCTCCTCGACCGGCACCGGCTCAACGTCGCGGTGTCGCGGGGCCAGCACTCCGCGTTCGTCGTCCGCTCGCGCGTGCTCACCGACTTCTCGCCGCGCAGCGCCGACGAGCTGGTCGCGCTCGGGGCGTTCCTGCGGCTGTGCGAGGCCGCGGTCACGACGCGCCAGGTGGGCGCGCGGCAGCCGGTCGGCTGA
- a CDS encoding DinB family protein, protein MSDMWSDPASDPRPVGTPVQELAVLRHYLTFHRLTLRLKCEGLDAERLARRSVPPSSLSLLGLVRHLAVVEQYWFRHVLQQLEVPDPLYADHDDPDFELTSATGDPAMVEDSFATWQREIEAADAWLDTLAPEDLGSTVTRRDEEMAVRDVLVHLVEEYARHNGHADLLRECIDGRTGE, encoded by the coding sequence ATGAGCGACATGTGGAGCGACCCCGCGTCCGACCCCCGTCCCGTCGGCACGCCGGTGCAGGAGCTGGCCGTGCTGCGCCACTACCTGACCTTCCACCGGCTCACCCTGCGCCTGAAGTGCGAGGGGCTGGACGCCGAGCGGCTGGCCCGGCGCTCGGTGCCGCCGAGCTCGCTCAGCCTGCTCGGGCTCGTGCGGCACCTCGCGGTCGTCGAGCAGTACTGGTTCCGGCACGTCCTCCAGCAGCTCGAGGTGCCCGACCCGCTCTACGCGGACCACGACGACCCGGACTTCGAGCTGACGAGCGCGACCGGCGACCCCGCGATGGTCGAGGACTCCTTCGCCACCTGGCAGCGCGAGATCGAGGCCGCCGACGCCTGGCTCGACACCCTCGCCCCCGAGGACCTCGGCTCGACGGTGACCCGGCGTGACGAGGAGATGGCCGTGCGCGACGTGCTCGTGCACCTCGTCGAGGAGTACGCCCGCCACAACGGCCACGCCGACCTGCTGCGCGAGTGCATCGACGGGCGCACCGGGGAGTAG
- a CDS encoding AI-2E family transporter translates to MRLPRPGGRPTRGGPSDLPRSLPTTGVEPLTAHDPRGRAEWGVPLGVRTASEWAWRGIVIGAALGVVLWLTTVLSEVVIPIIVALLLSALLHPVHNFLARALPRGLAAFVTVIGTMAVVFGLISFVGSQLGSQLGDITTKVTDGIDQIRSWVQTTFGITDTQLTEYLAKARESMSSSGIGDTAAAAGLTVGHLLTGFFLGLFTLFFFLYDGSGIWGWVVRLAPRGARERVHSSGIIAWGQLAAFTRATIFVAAADAIGIGVGAAILGVPFASGIALLVFFGAFIPIVGAAVSGAVAVLLALVALGPVQALIMLAIVIGVQQMESHLLQPLLIGRAMRLHPLAVILAIAAGLILAGVIGGLIAVPTVAVLNAVGHHLLDNPGSPAQEVDPDDDMTARSVLGDEAADRAELHAAQSEARRLGQDVPEDPQPEQD, encoded by the coding sequence ATGAGACTCCCCCGGCCCGGCGGCCGCCCCACCCGCGGTGGCCCCAGCGACCTGCCGAGGAGCCTGCCCACGACGGGCGTCGAGCCCCTCACCGCGCACGACCCCCGCGGTCGGGCCGAGTGGGGCGTCCCGCTCGGTGTGCGCACCGCCAGCGAGTGGGCCTGGCGGGGCATCGTCATCGGCGCCGCGCTCGGGGTCGTCCTCTGGCTGACGACCGTCCTGTCCGAGGTGGTCATCCCGATCATCGTCGCGCTGCTGCTCAGCGCCCTGCTGCACCCGGTGCACAACTTCCTCGCGCGGGCCCTGCCCCGCGGGCTCGCCGCGTTCGTCACGGTCATCGGGACGATGGCCGTCGTCTTCGGCCTCATCTCGTTCGTCGGCTCACAGCTGGGGAGCCAGCTCGGGGACATCACGACCAAGGTCACCGACGGCATCGACCAGATCCGCAGCTGGGTCCAGACCACGTTCGGCATCACCGACACCCAGCTGACCGAGTACCTCGCCAAGGCCCGTGAGTCGATGAGCTCCTCCGGGATCGGCGACACCGCCGCCGCGGCCGGGCTCACCGTCGGTCACCTCCTGACCGGCTTCTTCCTCGGCCTGTTCACGCTCTTCTTCTTCCTCTACGACGGCTCCGGCATCTGGGGCTGGGTCGTGCGCCTGGCCCCCCGCGGCGCCCGGGAGCGCGTCCACTCCTCCGGCATCATCGCCTGGGGTCAACTGGCCGCCTTCACGCGCGCGACGATCTTCGTGGCCGCGGCGGACGCCATCGGCATCGGCGTCGGCGCCGCGATCCTCGGCGTGCCGTTCGCCTCGGGCATCGCCCTGCTCGTCTTCTTCGGCGCGTTCATCCCGATCGTCGGCGCGGCCGTGTCGGGCGCGGTCGCCGTGCTCCTGGCGCTCGTCGCGCTCGGGCCGGTGCAGGCGCTCATCATGCTCGCCATCGTCATCGGGGTGCAGCAGATGGAGAGCCACCTGCTCCAGCCGCTGCTCATCGGCCGGGCGATGCGCCTGCACCCGCTGGCCGTCATCCTCGCCATCGCCGCGGGGCTCATCCTCGCCGGCGTCATCGGCGGCCTCATCGCGGTGCCGACCGTCGCCGTGCTCAACGCGGTCGGGCACCACCTGCTCGACAACCCGGGCTCCCCGGCGCAGGAGGTCGACCCCGACGACGACATGACCGCCCGGTCGGTCCTCGGCGACGAGGCCGCCGACCGCGCCGAGCTGCACGCGGCACAGTCCGAGGCCCGTCGCCTGGGCCAGGACGTGCCCGAGGACCCGCAGCCCGAGCAGGACTGA